The following coding sequences lie in one Pararge aegeria chromosome 25, ilParAegt1.1, whole genome shotgun sequence genomic window:
- the LOC120634963 gene encoding cysteine-rich PDZ-binding protein isoform X5, protein MVCEKCEKKLGRVITPDPWKTGARNTVESGGRKVGENKALTAKKGRYNPYTSKFQECKICRTKVHQVGSHYCQACAYKKGICAMCGKKILDTSNYRQSST, encoded by the exons atggtGTGTGAGAAATGTGAAAAGAAGCTCGGTCGTGTTATAACTCCCGATCCGTGGAAGACGGGAGCTCGGAACACTGTCGAATCTGGAGGTAGAAAAGTTGGCGAAAACAAAGCTTTAACTGCTAAAAAAGGGCGATATAACCCATACACGTCGAAGTTTCAAGAGTGCAA AATCTGCCGCACAAAAGTTCATCAAGTTGGATCCCACTACTGCCAAGCGTGTGCATACAAGAAAGGAATATGTGCTATGTGCGGCAAGAAGATATTGGACACTTCTAATTATAGGCAAAGTTCTACATAG
- the LOC120634963 gene encoding uncharacterized protein LOC120634963 isoform X1, with protein MNFCKTVFVVLLLFTALLEKASSNHEMVLRSDVPKKVPVKRSYADLLDSLIKVNQERITALKKLYVLNSVTYGKDALRTNIENELEDYDAMQQKLMKTVKHVLSNLKQTPKTSMNQNDVKEVLRDTDKLFVLPVSNDNNKESHDEISIRHEINQIKNALRSKDSDNDSSKETENDNHSDSKEESKSTSLEKHNDKALNEVMGNQTQGRSDYVYEYSCGRGRVRCIKACKEAYRYSCDEYYCRSSLRYSLKKSCKFECKSWFY; from the exons ATGAATTTTTGTAAGACAGTATTCGtagtattattgttatttacg gcCTTATTAGAAAAAGCATCTTCCAATCACGAAATGGTATTAAGAAGCGACGTTCCAAAGAAGGTTCCAGTAAAAAGGTCGTACGCAGATCTCTTGGACTCCTTAATCAAAGTTAACCAAGAAAGAATTACGGCGTTGAAGAAACTGTATGTCCTAAACAGCGTAACTTATGGCAAAGATGCACTGAGGACGAACATTGAAAATGAACTTGAGGATTATGATGCAATGCAACAGAAGTTGATGAAGACTGTGAAACATGTTTTAAGCAAT CTAAAACAAACGCCAAAAACCTCAATGAACCAAAACGATGTAAAAGAAGTTCTTCGTGATACCGATAAACTTTTCGTATTGCCGGTTAGTAATGACAATAACAAAGAAAGTCACGACGAAATAAGTATCCGAcatgaaataaatcaaattaaaaatgctttACGCAGCAAAGATTCTGACAACGATAGTAGCAAGGAAACAGAAAATGACAATCATAGTGATTCAAAAGAAGAAAGTAAGTCTACGTCATTAGAGAAACATAATGATAAAGCATTAAATGAGGTAATGGGTAACCAAACTCAAGGCAGAAGCGATTATGTGTATGAGTATAGCTGCGGTAGAGGTAGAGTTAGATGCATTAAAGCTTGCAAAGAAGCCTACAGATATTCTTGTGATGAATACTATTGTCGAAGCAGTCTTAGATATAGTTTAAAAAAGTCCTGTAAATTTGAATGTAAATCgtggttttattaa
- the LOC120634963 gene encoding uncharacterized protein LOC120634963 isoform X2, producing the protein MVLRSDVPKKVPVKRSYADLLDSLIKVNQERITALKKLYVLNSVTYGKDALRTNIENELEDYDAMQQKLMKTVKHVLSNLKQTPKTSMNQNDVKEVLRDTDKLFVLPVSNDNNKESHDEISIRHEINQIKNALRSKDSDNDSSKETENDNHSDSKEESKSTSLEKHNDKALNEVMGNQTQGRSDYVYEYSCGRGRVRCIKACKEAYRYSCDEYYCRSSLRYSLKKSCKFECKSWFY; encoded by the exons ATGGTATTAAGAAGCGACGTTCCAAAGAAGGTTCCAGTAAAAAGGTCGTACGCAGATCTCTTGGACTCCTTAATCAAAGTTAACCAAGAAAGAATTACGGCGTTGAAGAAACTGTATGTCCTAAACAGCGTAACTTATGGCAAAGATGCACTGAGGACGAACATTGAAAATGAACTTGAGGATTATGATGCAATGCAACAGAAGTTGATGAAGACTGTGAAACATGTTTTAAGCAAT CTAAAACAAACGCCAAAAACCTCAATGAACCAAAACGATGTAAAAGAAGTTCTTCGTGATACCGATAAACTTTTCGTATTGCCGGTTAGTAATGACAATAACAAAGAAAGTCACGACGAAATAAGTATCCGAcatgaaataaatcaaattaaaaatgctttACGCAGCAAAGATTCTGACAACGATAGTAGCAAGGAAACAGAAAATGACAATCATAGTGATTCAAAAGAAGAAAGTAAGTCTACGTCATTAGAGAAACATAATGATAAAGCATTAAATGAGGTAATGGGTAACCAAACTCAAGGCAGAAGCGATTATGTGTATGAGTATAGCTGCGGTAGAGGTAGAGTTAGATGCATTAAAGCTTGCAAAGAAGCCTACAGATATTCTTGTGATGAATACTATTGTCGAAGCAGTCTTAGATATAGTTTAAAAAAGTCCTGTAAATTTGAATGTAAATCgtggttttattaa